From Chryseotalea sp. WA131a:
ATATTCGGTAGTGGTAGACAGTGGCAATCGCCAAAATCCACCCGTGATGGTAAACTACCCGAACGGAAATGGTTTTGCGAAGAGTAATGCGCAGCCCGTAAACGGAAGCGATGTTTATTCGCCCTTTAGTTTTAAGGCACTAAATCCGCAAACTGTAAATTCACGGCTGAACCCTAATTATTCGTTTGATAATTTTATTGAAGGCGATTGCAATCGCTTGGCACGCTCTGCCGGATTGGCCGTAGCCAAAAAGCCAGGCGTCACTTCTTTTAATCCATTGATGTTGTATGGTGGCGTGGGTGTAGGCAAAACGCACTTGGTGCAGGCCATTGGCAACGAAATCAAAAAGAGCTTGCCACATAAAATTGTTTTGTATGTCGATCAAAATGATTTCACAAGCCAGTTTTTGAATGCGCTGCAAAACAATAAGATGCAAGACTTCCAAAATTTTTACTTGCAAGTAGATTTGTTGATTTTGGATGACGTGCAGTTTTTGGCGGGCCGTGAAAAGACACAGGAGATTTTTTTCCATATTTTTAATCAACTCCATCAATCGGGGAAGCAGATCATCATGACAAGCGATTGTCCTCCCCGTGATTTGAAAGGATTTCAGGAGCGATTGCTCTCTCGCTTTAAGTGGGGGTTGACAGCCGACTTGCAAGAACCTGATTTTGAAACCAAGCTGGCCATCATCCATAAAAAGATGCAGTCCGATGGTATTGAAATTCCAAAAGAAGTAGCCGAATACTTGGCGTATAGCGTAGACACCAACTTGCGCGACATGGAAGGCGTGTTGAACTCCTTGCTCTTCCACGCCACTCTTTTGAAAAAAGAAATTGACTTAGAGTTGGCCAAAGAGGTGTTGAAAAACATTGTAAAAGAAATTCAAGCTGATGTAAGTGTGGATTTCATCCAAAAAACGGTGGCCGATTATTTTAAAGTAGAGTTGGATGCCATGAAGGGAAAAGTGAAGAAGCGCGAAATTGTAATTCCAAGGCAAACGGCCATGTATTTCTGCAAACGCTACACGCAATTAACGCTGGCGCTGATTGGTGAAAATTTTGGTGGCCGCGATCACAGCACGGTTATTCACGCCCTCGAGTCGGTTGAAGACATGATGAAGACTGATGCGAATTTTAAAAATAGTGTAGAAGAATTGAACAAGAAGTTTAAGCAAAGGATTTCGGCTTAAGTGCTCATTTCAAAAATGCAACGTCACCGCGAGGTTACTTGCGGAGAGCAAGTCTGAAAGAGTTTTCTTGGCAGTCCAAAAAAATCTGATAGTTTCTAGTACTCATCTTCCATCGATTTCATCATCAACTCGCGGTGATGTTTCAATAATCGATCGTGCAAACCTATTTCTACGGTGTAGCCTATTATTTTAATTTTTTCTTTGCTGATGGTTTGGTTGGTAACAGGTGGTGTGATGCAGCTAACATTCATGCCTGCCTTTTGCATGCCGTAGGTACTATTAGTAAAGTGGTTAGTGTTGTCCGCTTGCCCACATACCTCAAAGGTTTTTTTGCTATCGTCTTTTATTACCTGCCAAGATTTTGCGTACATGGTTGATTGGATTTGTTTAGCAAGATAGGGATTTTGAGGGTTTGGTTTGAAATGAGTATACATTCCGAATTATTAGTCAATACCATTATATTTGAAGAACAGTCTAAAGCAGAATCTGAATGGCAGACAAAGAGGCAGAGGCAAGAATCAAGATTAATAAACTTCTGGAGGAGTCAGGCTGGCGTTTCTTTTACGACAAGCATGACAAGGCCACTATTAATCGAGAGTCATCCATAAATCATTGAAATCTTTGAGCAAAAGATAAAAACAAAAATCAGTGAGGTTTTGGATATAAGGACTAGAGTTTATCAATTGTAGAATAAGAAGCTATCAATGACAGCAGAGCCTTAATTTGTAACGAATGAAGGAGAATCAACATCTAGAAAAGAAATCAATACGATTGGTAACGGGTGCTAATCCAGAATGGAAAGAATTGTCTAAAGATTGTGTATGCTTTGCCAATGCCAGAGGTGGCACAATTTACATCGGTATTGAAAACAATGACCAACAGCCGCCAATTGCTCAGTTAATAAACCCTGATTTACCCGCACTAATCAGAAAGAAGGTTTCAGAAAATACAGTCAATGTTGCCACCCATGCAGAAATTGTAACAGCGGCTAATGGAGGTCAATATATTGAATTGAGAGTCCTGCCCAGCGCATCCACGGTTGCCAGTACCACCGATGGCCGCTACTACATTCGTATTTCTGATGATTGTAAACCTGTATTACCAGATGAGCTAAATAGACTGTTCACCGATAAAACTGCTTTTCAATGGGAAACTAAAGTTGCCAGGTCTGTTTTTAAATCGGAAGTTGATGCGGAAAAATTACACCAGTTTTATCTGGATATAAGAGCCAGCGACAGGGTATCCGATTTTGTAAAACAAAAATCACCAGAAGAGCTTCTGGAGCATTACCTGATGTGCGAGGGTAACTACTTCACTAACCTTGGGGTTCTTTGGGTTGGAAAGCGGACTGACCGTGCAAAACTATTATATGCACCCGTTATTCAGTTTTTAAAATTTGATGAAAGTGGTGCAAGAAGCAATAAAATTGTTTGGGATGATTTCTCGCTCAACCCAAAGGAAATGGTTGAAGCCGTTTGGGCTCAGATTCCAGATTGGAAGGAAGGCATTGAAGTATCGGACGGAATATTTAGGAAGTTTATTCCTAACTATGAGCAGGAAGTAATTCGAGAGCTTATAGCGAACGCATTAGTCCACAGACCATACACCACACGAGGCGATATTTTTATTAATCTTTATTCAGACCGGCTTGAAGTTCATAATCCGGGCTTATTGCCACTTGGAGTTACCCCCGACAACATGCTCCATAAAACCGTTCGAAGAAATGAACATCTAGCAAAAGTGTTTTACGATTTGAAGTTAATGGAACGCGAAGGCTCTGGCTTTGATAAAATGTATGAAATACTTTTATCGAATGGGAAGCAATTGCCGTTACCGATTGAAGGAGAAGACCGGGTTACCGTCACGATACGCAAGCGTATTTTGAAAAACGAAGTTGTAAAACTTGTTAGTCGAGCTAATGAAGAATTTCAACTTCGTCAAAGAGAAATTATTTGCTTTGGTTTGATAGCCCAACATACTACGCTTTCAGCAATCGAGTTCTCAAAGGTTCTTTACCTTCCTCAACAAAATGCGATACGCGATTGGTTAGGTCGCCTTCAAGACTTGGAACTTGTTCAATCAAAAGGAAAAACAAAAGGAGTTGAATACTTCATTAACCCGGAGTTTCTAAAACAAGTTGATTTTAAAGGTAAAACCAATTTGAAGAAAATTGAGGACCACCGATTAAAGGAACTTATCCATGAAGATATATCTACTTACCCCAATAGTTCTGTAAGTGAGATACATCAGCGCATCGGGCCAGAGATTGCCGTTCGAAAGGTGAAGGGAATCATCTATCAAATGGTAGATGAAGACAGATTATCCTTTTCAGGTGATCGGAAATGGAGAAGATATTTTATAAACAAAAGCGCGTGAAAAAACACGTCTTTTTGTTTATAAGATGTGCATAATCATGGTATATATGATTGCAAACAGCTGATTTACAGTTTATTGAAAACTCGCTAAAAGTTGCTTAAAAGCTTCTAAAAGGCGGTTTAAAATATTTTTAAAAAAGAAAGGAATGAATCGAAAAAAGGCAACTTTGCTAATGGAAAGGCCTGACATAGTTGCTATGGGGAAAATCCAAATCGTTACTCCGCCAACGTAATACCATTATTCCCAATCAAAATCGCTTTGCCAAAGCGTCCGTCTTCTTCTTTTACTTCTAAGTTTAATACGCCACGGGGGCAAACGGAGGAACAAACGCCACAGCCCACGCACGAGCTGCGTACAATGTTTTGTCCGCGCTGCGCATACCACCGCACATCAATGCCCATCTCGCAATAGGTAGAACAATTGCCGCACGAAATGCATTGGCCACCGTTGGTGGTAATTCTAAAACGAGATTTGAATCGTTGAATGATTCCTAAGTAAGCAGCCAAAGGGCAACCAAACCGGCACCACGTGCGGTTGCCCATCAACGGATAAAAGCCAGTGCCCACCACGCCCGCAAAGCCAGCCCCAATAAAAGCACCGTACACTTCGCGCAACTTGTAGCTATCAAAAAACAACACCCACGAGGCATTGGTGAAGTACGTATACAAAACACCAGCCGTCATTACGATGGCAAAAACCAGTACGCCATGAATCATCCACCGCTCAATTTTCCACGCACTTAATTTTTTGCTCGATAGTTGCCGATACGGATCGCCCAATGTTTCGGCCAAGCCGCCACATCCGCACACCCAACTGCAGTACCATCGCTTGCCAAAAAAATAAACCAATACCGGCACGGCAATTACAATAAGTGCAATTCCCCACACCAACATAAAAATTCCTAGACCACCATTCGCCAGAAGGCTGTCCAAGCGATTGTTGAAGAAAAAACTATAATCGAGCGGCCAAATATTTTTGAAATCAAAGTAGGGTTGATTAAGGCGGATCATGATTTCGGGAATTAAAAACGCAAAAGCCGTTTGAAAAAACATGACCGAACAAGTACGCAAGATTTGATACTTACTATGGCGATAGTTGATGAGCATGCGAATGCCCATCACTAAAATGCAAAGTGTGTACAAGAACCCGTAGAGAAAAAACCGTCCTGCTTCTCCACCATTTAGAAATTTGCTTACAGGGTCAACCATGATCACCCAATTGGTCATATACTCGGGATAGAAATACAAGAACACATAAAACGCGATCAGCCAACTTCCCGTAAGGATGCCAAGCCATTGCACGTTTTTCATGGTGTTGAAAAAGATGCCGTTGTTTTTGATGCCGAGAGGAAGTTGCCATTTCGGTAAAATATAAAGTAGCGCTCCGATTACACAAAGCCCAATGGTAAGGAAAAGAAAGAAAGTCGGGTTTTCTTTTACGGGACTGACCGATGACGCTTTGGTGATGGAGTAGGTTAAATCTTTTACCGCATATCGATCAAACCCAAATTGATTGACGATGCCAAATTTTTTGATGTTGTCGGCAACATGATGTAGTTGATCTTTGATAGTAGGTTGGCCGTCCAGCCAACTCCCATAATTTTTAAATGCTTTGCGTTTAAAAATATTTTTTTCATCGCTTCCGTTAAATACGGAATCGACTGAGGTGAGGGTAAACTTTTCTTTGTTGTACGAAGCCAATCGCTCTACTTCAGCATCTGAAATAGAAAAATTTTGGACTTGTGTTTGGTTGATGCGCTCAAAGGCAGCATGCAATTGATTGACAAATGAAAAATTTGATTTTGTTTTATTTTTGGTGAGCTCAGTTGTCTCTTGCAAGAATACTGATGCTTTTACAGAATCGCGTATTTGCAATTTGACAATCGTGGGTGTAAGCTGGTAACTTGACCAAAAGAACGAAAAATTGAAAATGGCAAACCCCGTGATGAAGAGAGATAGACCGATTGGTTTTAAGTACTTCATTTTTTTTGTGATTAAACTACTGACTGCCTGCTGCCTACTTTTTTAAATTCTCTAACAATTTCCCCTTCATGTCTTTCAAAAAACTCAGGATCAAAATTAGCCTCTACCAAATGGTTCATTACAAAGTCGATGCTTTTCTTTTCGCGCAGCCAACGATCAAAACATTCGTGCCGCAAGCGGATGCCAAATGCATTGATGCCTAAAAATTGATTGGTGATTTTATCCCATACCACGTGAACGCACTTCATTCCAATGGGGTGTTCCCAATAGAAGTCTGACTCATTTTGTTTTAGTTGATTGCCTACAGTGCCATACGTTTGATATTCAATGTCGAAGAACTTGGCGGAGTTGAACCACGGTCCCGGTTCGTATTTTGTTTTTTGTCCTGCGATTGTTTGCGCCACCACTTCACCCATCATGCGGCCGGTGTACCACACTTGCTCTACGGTTCGTCTTCCGGGCAATTCATATTTTCGCTCCACGCAATCGCCTAGCGCAAATACATCGGGCACATTGGTTTCTAAGAATTCATTTACCAATACACCGCGTTTTGTTTCGATGCCTGACTCTTTCAAAAAATCGATGTTAGGCGAAACACCAACAGTTAACCCTACAAACTGACAGGGAATTTGTTCGCCTTTGTTGGTGACAATCGCTTGCACACGTCCCGAATTATCTCCTACAATTTCTTTTAGTTCGGTGGCTAGTAGTAAATTGACATGGTGCGAGCGTATGTGTCGACTGATTAAACTGGCTTCTTGCTTGGGCAATACGTTATCCCAAAAGTCATTTTCACGAACTAAAAATGTGACTGCAATTTTTCGGCTGATCAGCATCTCAGCCATTTCAATACCAATTAGCCCTCCGCCTACAATCACGGCTTGTGTAATGCCTTTGGTATTTTCTTCCATTAACTGAAGATCTGGATAACTGTATAAACCTTGCACACCTTTTAGGTTTTGACCCGGCCACCCAAACTTATTTGGTTTTGAACCAGCCGCAATCAGCAAGCTGTCATAGCGAATGTGGTTGCCCGATTGCAGTTGTATTGTTTTTTC
This genomic window contains:
- the dnaA gene encoding chromosomal replication initiator protein DnaA, which codes for MTSVDSATIWNDCLAIIKQDVDEHSFETWFKPITPLRSDGEILTIQVPSQFFYEWLEDHFVPVLKKAVHKVLGIGGRLEYSVVVDSGNRQNPPVMVNYPNGNGFAKSNAQPVNGSDVYSPFSFKALNPQTVNSRLNPNYSFDNFIEGDCNRLARSAGLAVAKKPGVTSFNPLMLYGGVGVGKTHLVQAIGNEIKKSLPHKIVLYVDQNDFTSQFLNALQNNKMQDFQNFYLQVDLLILDDVQFLAGREKTQEIFFHIFNQLHQSGKQIIMTSDCPPRDLKGFQERLLSRFKWGLTADLQEPDFETKLAIIHKKMQSDGIEIPKEVAEYLAYSVDTNLRDMEGVLNSLLFHATLLKKEIDLELAKEVLKNIVKEIQADVSVDFIQKTVADYFKVELDAMKGKVKKREIVIPRQTAMYFCKRYTQLTLALIGENFGGRDHSTVIHALESVEDMMKTDANFKNSVEELNKKFKQRISA
- a CDS encoding putative DNA binding domain-containing protein, which produces MKENQHLEKKSIRLVTGANPEWKELSKDCVCFANARGGTIYIGIENNDQQPPIAQLINPDLPALIRKKVSENTVNVATHAEIVTAANGGQYIELRVLPSASTVASTTDGRYYIRISDDCKPVLPDELNRLFTDKTAFQWETKVARSVFKSEVDAEKLHQFYLDIRASDRVSDFVKQKSPEELLEHYLMCEGNYFTNLGVLWVGKRTDRAKLLYAPVIQFLKFDESGARSNKIVWDDFSLNPKEMVEAVWAQIPDWKEGIEVSDGIFRKFIPNYEQEVIRELIANALVHRPYTTRGDIFINLYSDRLEVHNPGLLPLGVTPDNMLHKTVRRNEHLAKVFYDLKLMEREGSGFDKMYEILLSNGKQLPLPIEGEDRVTVTIRKRILKNEVVKLVSRANEEFQLRQREIICFGLIAQHTTLSAIEFSKVLYLPQQNAIRDWLGRLQDLELVQSKGKTKGVEYFINPEFLKQVDFKGKTNLKKIEDHRLKELIHEDISTYPNSSVSEIHQRIGPEIAVRKVKGIIYQMVDEDRLSFSGDRKWRRYFINKSA
- a CDS encoding 4Fe-4S binding protein, with product MKYLKPIGLSLFITGFAIFNFSFFWSSYQLTPTIVKLQIRDSVKASVFLQETTELTKNKTKSNFSFVNQLHAAFERINQTQVQNFSISDAEVERLASYNKEKFTLTSVDSVFNGSDEKNIFKRKAFKNYGSWLDGQPTIKDQLHHVADNIKKFGIVNQFGFDRYAVKDLTYSITKASSVSPVKENPTFFLFLTIGLCVIGALLYILPKWQLPLGIKNNGIFFNTMKNVQWLGILTGSWLIAFYVFLYFYPEYMTNWVIMVDPVSKFLNGGEAGRFFLYGFLYTLCILVMGIRMLINYRHSKYQILRTCSVMFFQTAFAFLIPEIMIRLNQPYFDFKNIWPLDYSFFFNNRLDSLLANGGLGIFMLVWGIALIVIAVPVLVYFFGKRWYCSWVCGCGGLAETLGDPYRQLSSKKLSAWKIERWMIHGVLVFAIVMTAGVLYTYFTNASWVLFFDSYKLREVYGAFIGAGFAGVVGTGFYPLMGNRTWCRFGCPLAAYLGIIQRFKSRFRITTNGGQCISCGNCSTYCEMGIDVRWYAQRGQNIVRSSCVGCGVCSSVCPRGVLNLEVKEEDGRFGKAILIGNNGITLAE
- a CDS encoding FAD-dependent oxidoreductase, with the protein product MKHIVIIGNGISGITAARHIRKQTNHRITVISSETEHFFSRTALMYIYMGQMKFEHTKPYEDWFWKKNKIDLLKDHVQKINTTEKTIQLQSGNHIRYDSLLIAAGSKPNKFGWPGQNLKGVQGLYSYPDLQLMEENTKGITQAVIVGGGLIGIEMAEMLISRKIAVTFLVRENDFWDNVLPKQEASLISRHIRSHHVNLLLATELKEIVGDNSGRVQAIVTNKGEQIPCQFVGLTVGVSPNIDFLKESGIETKRGVLVNEFLETNVPDVFALGDCVERKYELPGRRTVEQVWYTGRMMGEVVAQTIAGQKTKYEPGPWFNSAKFFDIEYQTYGTVGNQLKQNESDFYWEHPIGMKCVHVVWDKITNQFLGINAFGIRLRHECFDRWLREKKSIDFVMNHLVEANFDPEFFERHEGEIVREFKKVGSRQSVV